Proteins co-encoded in one Campylobacter ornithocola genomic window:
- a CDS encoding CTP synthase: MKLKQTKYIFVTGGVLSSLGKGIAAASIATILKNSGLKVSILKADPYINVDPGTMSPLEHGEVFVTDDGAETDLDLGHYERFLNESLSQDNNFTTGRVYQSVIEKERRGDYLGKTIQVIPHIVDEIKDRIKKAGVDKDILIVEIGGTVGDIEGLPFLEAIRALKLEVGKYNAINIHLTLVPFIKAAGELKTKPTQHSVGELRRIGISPDMIICRSEKSLDRELKDKIAISCGIEKNCVIESVDAASIYQIPLNFLKQDILNSIASLLDLQNLKPNMNEWDSLVKRVIAPSNELSIAFVGKYVDLKESYKSLTEAIIHAGAALDARVNLKWIDSEKLENANVEESFKDVSGILVAGGFGYRGVEGKIKAIQHARENKIPFLGICLGMQLSLVEFARNVLKLEDANSHEFNPNCKNPIIFLIDEFIDTSGEKQIRTSKTPLGGTMRLGAYECHIKPNTLLSKVYDNQKSIKERHRHRYEANPKYKEMFEKNGLIISGENEGLVEAIELKDHPFFLAVQFHPEFTSRLVRVNPAILSFIKASLTNHAK, translated from the coding sequence ATGAAATTAAAACAAACTAAGTATATTTTTGTAACCGGTGGTGTTTTAAGCTCATTAGGAAAAGGTATAGCAGCAGCTTCTATAGCTACGATTTTAAAAAATTCAGGTCTAAAAGTAAGCATTTTAAAAGCTGATCCTTATATCAATGTAGATCCTGGTACGATGAGCCCTTTAGAGCATGGGGAAGTTTTTGTTACAGATGATGGAGCTGAGACAGATTTAGACTTAGGACATTATGAGAGATTTTTAAATGAGAGCTTATCTCAAGATAATAACTTCACTACAGGAAGAGTTTATCAAAGCGTTATAGAAAAAGAAAGAAGAGGAGATTATTTAGGAAAAACTATACAAGTTATCCCTCATATAGTTGATGAGATAAAAGATCGTATTAAAAAGGCCGGAGTTGATAAAGATATTTTAATTGTTGAAATAGGTGGTACAGTAGGAGATATAGAAGGTTTACCATTTTTAGAAGCCATTAGAGCTTTAAAACTTGAAGTGGGTAAATATAATGCTATTAATATTCACTTAACTTTGGTACCATTTATCAAAGCAGCAGGCGAACTTAAAACAAAACCAACTCAACATAGCGTGGGAGAATTACGCCGTATAGGTATAAGTCCTGATATGATTATTTGCAGAAGTGAAAAGTCTTTAGATAGAGAATTAAAAGATAAAATTGCAATTTCATGCGGAATTGAAAAAAATTGTGTTATAGAAAGTGTAGATGCAGCTAGTATTTACCAAATCCCACTAAATTTCTTAAAACAAGATATTTTAAATTCCATTGCAAGTTTATTAGATCTTCAAAATTTAAAACCAAATATGAATGAATGGGATTCTTTGGTAAAAAGAGTTATTGCTCCAAGTAATGAACTTAGTATAGCTTTTGTAGGAAAATATGTTGATTTAAAAGAAAGTTATAAAAGTTTAACAGAGGCTATAATACATGCTGGAGCAGCACTTGATGCAAGAGTAAATTTAAAATGGATTGATAGTGAAAAATTAGAAAATGCAAATGTCGAAGAAAGCTTTAAAGATGTAAGCGGAATCTTAGTAGCAGGCGGTTTTGGCTACCGTGGGGTAGAAGGAAAAATCAAAGCTATACAACATGCAAGAGAAAATAAAATTCCATTTTTAGGAATTTGTTTGGGTATGCAGCTTTCTTTAGTGGAATTTGCACGCAATGTTTTAAAACTTGAAGATGCAAATTCTCATGAATTTAATCCAAATTGTAAAAATCCTATTATCTTTTTGATTGATGAATTTATTGATACAAGTGGAGAAAAGCAAATTAGAACAAGTAAAACTCCACTTGGTGGAACTATGCGTCTTGGGGCTTATGAGTGTCATATCAAGCCAAATACACTTTTAAGTAAGGTTTATGATAATCAAAAAAGCATAAAAGAACGTCACCGTCACCGCTATGAAGCTAATCCAAAATACAAGGAAATGTTTGAGAAAAATGGACTTATTATAAGTGGAGAAAATGAAGGCTTGGTCGAGGCTATAGAGCTAAAAGATCATCCATTTTTCTTAGCAGTACAGTTTCACCCTGAATTTACTTCACGTTTAGTTAGGGTTAATCCTGCTATTTTATCTTTTATCAAGGCATCTTTAACAAATCATGCTAAATAA
- a CDS encoding ribonuclease J, with amino-acid sequence MSEENKNQEQNKPKKFNKFRNKRKKDSQNQEQNSEIKNETKVENTQAENNEEKKKKKKNRNLPSKLNGNEEWQIELAKSIEANKIMHELRLYPLKYNNSSEHKIRITPLGGLGEIGGNITIFETNNDAIIVDIGMSFPDGTMHGVDIIIPDFDYVRKIKNKIRAIIITHAHEDHIGAVPYFFKEFQFPIYATPLALGMISNKFEEHGLKAERKWFRPITKRQIYEIGEFNLEWIHITHSIIDACALAIKTKAGTIIHTGDFKIDQTPIDGYPTDLSRLAQYGEEGVLCLLSDSTNSYKEGYTKSESSVGPTFDQIFAKTKGRVIMSTFSSNIHRVYQAISYGLKYGRKVCVIGRSMERNLYTTMELGYIKLDRKIFIDADEVSKYKDNEVLIVTTGSQGETMSALYRMATDEHKFIKIKPSDQVIISAKAIPGNEANVSAVLDFLLKAGAKVAYQEFSEIHVSGHASIEEQKLMLTLVKPKFFLPVHGEYNHINKHKETALKCGIPERNIYLMSDGDQVELCQKYIKRVKTVKTGKVFVDNQINKQIADDVVIDRQKLADSGIVVIIAQLDKASKTLINKPRVFSYGLVADKQDGAFSKEMSDVLSQFFPNVKDEILDNPKVLEAQIRQVLRKHIFRKIKKYPTIVPTIFVM; translated from the coding sequence ATGAGCGAAGAAAACAAAAATCAAGAGCAAAATAAACCTAAAAAATTTAATAAATTTAGAAATAAAAGAAAAAAAGACTCACAAAATCAAGAACAAAATAGTGAAATTAAAAATGAAACAAAAGTAGAAAATACTCAAGCTGAAAATAATGAAGAGAAAAAGAAAAAGAAAAAAAATAGAAATTTACCTTCTAAACTAAATGGTAATGAAGAATGGCAAATAGAACTTGCTAAAAGCATAGAAGCTAATAAAATCATGCATGAGCTAAGACTTTACCCTTTAAAATATAATAACTCAAGTGAACACAAAATTCGTATTACTCCTTTGGGTGGGCTTGGAGAAATTGGTGGAAATATTACTATATTTGAAACCAACAACGATGCAATTATTGTTGATATAGGTATGAGTTTTCCAGATGGAACCATGCATGGAGTAGATATTATCATACCTGATTTTGACTATGTAAGAAAGATTAAAAACAAAATTCGTGCTATCATCATCACTCACGCTCATGAAGATCACATCGGTGCTGTGCCATATTTTTTCAAAGAATTTCAATTTCCTATCTATGCAACACCTTTAGCACTAGGTATGATTTCAAATAAATTTGAAGAGCATGGTTTAAAAGCTGAGCGTAAATGGTTTAGACCTATAACAAAAAGACAAATTTATGAAATAGGTGAGTTTAATTTAGAATGGATTCATATAACCCACTCTATCATCGATGCTTGTGCTTTAGCTATTAAAACTAAAGCAGGAACCATCATTCACACAGGAGATTTTAAAATAGATCAAACACCAATCGATGGTTATCCAACGGATTTAAGTCGTTTAGCTCAATATGGTGAAGAAGGTGTGCTTTGTCTTTTAAGCGATAGTACAAACTCATATAAAGAAGGTTATACAAAAAGTGAAAGCTCCGTAGGGCCTACTTTTGATCAAATTTTTGCCAAAACTAAAGGCAGGGTAATCATGAGTACCTTTAGTTCTAACATCCACCGTGTATATCAAGCTATTAGCTATGGTTTAAAATATGGTAGAAAAGTATGTGTTATAGGGCGTTCTATGGAAAGAAATCTCTATACTACTATGGAACTTGGCTATATCAAGCTTGACAGAAAAATTTTCATTGACGCAGATGAAGTAAGCAAATATAAAGATAATGAAGTACTAATTGTCACAACAGGAAGTCAAGGCGAGACCATGAGTGCTTTATATAGAATGGCAACTGATGAGCATAAATTTATCAAAATCAAACCTAGCGATCAAGTTATCATTTCAGCTAAAGCAATACCGGGTAATGAAGCAAATGTTTCTGCTGTGCTTGATTTTCTTTTAAAAGCAGGAGCTAAAGTAGCTTATCAAGAATTTAGTGAAATTCATGTAAGTGGACATGCTAGTATAGAAGAACAAAAGCTCATGCTAACTTTAGTAAAACCTAAATTTTTCTTACCAGTACATGGAGAGTACAATCATATCAACAAGCACAAAGAAACCGCACTAAAATGTGGCATACCTGAAAGAAATATCTACTTAATGAGTGATGGAGATCAAGTAGAACTTTGCCAAAAATACATCAAACGTGTAAAAACAGTTAAAACAGGAAAAGTCTTTGTAGATAATCAAATCAACAAACAAATCGCAGATGATGTGGTAATTGATAGACAAAAACTAGCAGATAGCGGTATAGTTGTCATCATCGCTCAGCTTGATAAAGCAAGTAAAACTCTTATTAATAAGCCAAGAGTATTTAGTTATGGCTTGGTAGCTGATAAACAAGATGGAGCATTCTCAAAAGAAATGAGTGATGTTTTAAGTCAATTTTTCCCTAATGTAAAAGATGAAATTTTAGATAATCCGAAAGTTTTAGAAGCTCAAATTAGACAAGTACTAAGAAAGCATATTTTTAGAAAAATCAAAAAATATCCAACCATAGTACCAACTATTTTTGTGATGTAA
- a CDS encoding pseudouridine synthase has translation MRINKFISHNSKYSRREADELIKQGLVKINKKTALLSDSVNSEDKVFINGKKLHKKTQFSVIIYHKQKGEIVSKKDDRGRKTIYHTLPKQFSTWLSIGRLDFASEGLLLLTDSPVIANALMHSDLEREYYLKVKGSIDKNVIEAMQNGLEIQNEKKGAHAKTKITSMSFAPFLGFEIFGSSGGYTKLKVIINEGKNRELRRFFGYFDLEVMDLKRVAFGALDLGMLKAGKYRYLENSEYEKLRDFLKTNDVKY, from the coding sequence ATGAGAATTAATAAATTCATCTCACACAATAGCAAATATTCTCGCCGTGAGGCTGATGAACTAATCAAGCAAGGCTTAGTAAAAATCAATAAAAAAACAGCCTTGCTAAGTGATAGTGTAAATTCCGAAGATAAAGTTTTTATCAATGGTAAAAAACTCCATAAAAAAACACAATTTTCAGTCATCATTTATCATAAACAAAAAGGTGAAATAGTTAGTAAAAAAGATGATAGAGGTAGAAAAACCATCTATCATACTTTGCCAAAACAATTTAGTACTTGGCTTAGCATAGGAAGGCTTGACTTTGCAAGTGAAGGTTTACTTTTACTAACTGACTCACCTGTGATAGCAAATGCACTTATGCATAGTGATTTAGAAAGAGAATATTATTTAAAAGTAAAAGGCAGCATAGATAAAAATGTCATCGAAGCTATGCAAAATGGCTTAGAAATTCAAAATGAAAAAAAAGGAGCTCACGCTAAAACCAAAATAACCTCAATGAGTTTTGCTCCATTTTTAGGCTTTGAAATTTTTGGTTCTAGTGGAGGCTATACGAAGCTAAAAGTAATCATTAATGAAGGTAAAAATAGAGAGCTAAGACGTTTTTTTGGGTATTTTGATTTAGAAGTGATGGATCTTAAAAGAGTGGCATTTGGGGCATTAGATCTTGGCATGTTAAAAGCTGGAAAGTATCGTTACTTAGAAAATAGTGAGTATGAAAAACTACGAGATTTTCTAAAAACAAACGATGTCAAATATTAA
- the rpsT gene encoding 30S ribosomal protein S20, producing the protein MANHKSAEKRARQTIKRTERNRFYRTRLKNITKAVREAAANNDKEAAQNALKVANKSIHAMVSRGFLKKQTASRRVSRLALLVNKLA; encoded by the coding sequence ATGGCAAACCATAAATCTGCTGAAAAAAGAGCAAGACAAACTATCAAAAGAACTGAAAGAAATAGATTTTATAGAACAAGATTAAAAAACATTACAAAAGCTGTTCGTGAAGCAGCAGCAAACAATGATAAAGAAGCTGCACAAAATGCATTAAAAGTAGCTAATAAAAGTATTCACGCTATGGTAAGTCGCGGATTTTTGAAAAAACAAACTGCATCACGCCGTGTTAGCAGATTAGCATTATTGGTAAATAAATTAGCATAA
- a CDS encoding lytic transglycosylase domain-containing protein, giving the protein MLKRILLLLVFFNFTFAFDTKIFIGDTYIPENFYKYDKDFKAAARKYNIPMALLKAIALTENATYKHNIIGKNKNQTRDYGLMQINSIHLKRYGIDEKEIVKSSVNIDTAARLLHEIIQKYGFSWNAIGRYHSANDKYKNIWLDKVMKNLVAIVLKDSKDLFVMEKFRAFKLASLLMNVDKEQYRFLLASNN; this is encoded by the coding sequence ATGTTAAAAAGAATTTTATTACTATTAGTATTTTTTAATTTTACTTTTGCCTTTGATACAAAAATTTTTATAGGCGATACTTATATACCTGAAAATTTCTATAAGTATGATAAAGACTTTAAAGCAGCGGCTAGAAAATATAATATACCTATGGCTTTACTTAAAGCCATAGCTTTAACGGAAAATGCTACATATAAGCATAATATCATCGGTAAAAATAAAAATCAAACAAGAGATTATGGTTTAATGCAAATTAATAGCATTCACTTAAAACGCTATGGAATTGATGAGAAAGAGATTGTAAAATCTAGTGTAAATATAGACACAGCTGCAAGATTGCTTCATGAGATTATACAAAAGTATGGTTTTAGTTGGAATGCTATTGGAAGATATCATTCAGCAAATGATAAATACAAAAACATCTGGCTTGATAAAGTAATGAAGAATTTAGTTGCTATAGTTTTAAAAGATAGTAAAGATCTCTTTGTAATGGAAAAATTTAGAGCCTTTAAACTTGCTTCTCTTTTGATGAATGTAGATAAAGAACAATACAGATTTTTATTAGCAAGTAATAATTAA
- the recJ gene encoding single-stranded-DNA-specific exonuclease RecJ — translation MLNKAKIKEILHQRFINDTHVKLCDLPMPSCLKDVYKGALRVKEAIEKNQKLAIVGDYDVDGVISCVILSEFFDDIGYDYVVKIPNRFKDGYGLNEEIINELDGVDLIITVDNGIAAFDAAELCLQKGIDLIITDHHMPPVTLPKAYAIINPKQQDCEFPDIEICGAQVAWYLVAAIKEVCKINYNMCKFIELLSIAIIADMMELRDLNRALVRKGIECINDSKRVAFKAIKQYFGKDKFELDNISFLIAPLINSAGRMDDAIISYKFLHSKNINEVMGYLEQIIAYNNSRKDEERELFRQCLDQVDENDPVIIVNGQNWHEGVLGIVASRLAKHFNKPAFVFSECEQKAKASVRSVGRIDILNVIEQAKEFVLSYGGHKGAAGVLVELEKFSIFKNKLYEICQNIPKDDFYNADEILGSIDPNEVDFELLEILEFFEPFGHKNPRPYFKFDKLFVKNKKRLGKEENHIKLILTQGNKTLEALFFNFDYEPEIGENIDFIASISKNNFRGLITPQLTIKEILR, via the coding sequence ATGCTAAATAAAGCCAAAATAAAAGAAATCTTACACCAACGTTTTATCAACGATACGCATGTAAAGCTTTGTGATTTACCTATGCCATCTTGTTTAAAAGATGTCTATAAGGGTGCTTTGCGTGTTAAAGAAGCAATTGAAAAAAACCAAAAGCTTGCTATTGTTGGAGATTATGATGTAGATGGAGTGATTTCTTGTGTGATTTTATCTGAATTTTTTGATGATATCGGATATGACTATGTGGTTAAAATTCCAAATCGTTTTAAAGATGGATATGGTCTAAATGAAGAAATCATCAATGAGCTTGATGGGGTAGATTTAATCATCACTGTAGATAATGGTATAGCAGCATTTGATGCAGCAGAGCTTTGTTTGCAAAAAGGAATTGACTTAATCATCACTGATCATCATATGCCCCCAGTTACTTTACCAAAAGCTTATGCTATTATCAATCCCAAACAACAAGATTGCGAATTTCCTGATATTGAAATTTGTGGTGCTCAAGTGGCTTGGTATTTAGTCGCTGCGATAAAAGAAGTATGTAAGATTAATTATAATATGTGTAAATTTATAGAGCTTTTATCTATTGCAATTATTGCAGATATGATGGAACTTAGAGATTTAAATAGGGCTTTAGTTAGAAAAGGTATAGAGTGTATCAATGATTCTAAGCGTGTAGCATTTAAAGCGATTAAGCAGTATTTTGGTAAAGATAAATTTGAACTAGACAATATTAGCTTTTTAATTGCACCTTTGATTAATAGTGCAGGTAGAATGGATGATGCGATTATTTCTTATAAATTTTTACACTCTAAAAATATTAATGAAGTTATGGGATATTTAGAACAAATTATTGCTTATAATAATAGCCGTAAAGATGAAGAACGCGAACTTTTTAGGCAATGTTTAGATCAAGTTGATGAAAATGATCCTGTGATTATTGTTAATGGTCAAAATTGGCATGAAGGTGTTTTAGGAATAGTTGCAAGTCGTTTGGCAAAACATTTTAACAAGCCTGCCTTTGTTTTTTCAGAATGTGAGCAAAAGGCTAAAGCTAGTGTTAGAAGCGTAGGTAGGATAGATATTTTAAATGTTATAGAACAAGCTAAAGAATTTGTTTTAAGTTATGGTGGACATAAAGGTGCTGCTGGGGTTTTAGTAGAGCTTGAAAAATTTAGCATTTTTAAAAATAAACTTTATGAAATTTGTCAAAATATTCCTAAAGATGATTTCTATAATGCTGATGAGATTCTAGGTAGTATTGATCCGAATGAAGTTGATTTTGAACTTTTGGAAATACTAGAATTTTTTGAACCTTTTGGGCATAAAAATCCAAGACCATATTTTAAATTTGATAAGCTTTTTGTAAAAAATAAAAAAAGACTAGGTAAAGAAGAAAATCATATAAAACTTATTTTAACACAAGGAAATAAGACTTTAGAAGCTTTATTTTTTAACTTTGATTATGAACCAGAAATTGGGGAAAATATTGATTTTATAGCTAGTATTTCCAAAAATAATTTTAGAGGTTTAATTACGCCACAACTTACCATCAAAGAAATTCTTAGATAA
- the prfA gene encoding peptide chain release factor 1 — protein MLADKLKPFLARFDELNTLLSDVNISNDISKMTALSKEQKNLEPIVEKAKEYIKTLDDIEENKLLLSDAELGELAKEELKNLEILKPQLEEELKILLLPKDPNDDKNIFLEIRAGTGGDEASLFVGDLVKAYIRYAENRDYKYEIVSSSEGSVGGFKEIIILIKGNGAYSRLKYEGGTHRVQRVPETESQGRVHTSAITVAIMPEVDDVEIQINPNDLKIDVMRSSGHGGQSVNTTDSAVRITHIPTGIVVVNQDGKSQHKNKESAMKVLKARLFEMQEQERLAKESQARKSQVGSGDRSERIRTYNFPQNRISDHRINLTLYRLDAILESGLFDEIIEPLIAYYQAEALKQENL, from the coding sequence ATGTTAGCTGATAAACTCAAACCTTTTTTAGCACGCTTTGATGAGTTAAATACTCTTCTTAGCGATGTTAATATCTCTAATGATATTTCTAAAATGACAGCTCTATCTAAAGAGCAAAAAAATTTAGAACCTATAGTAGAAAAAGCAAAAGAATATATTAAAACCTTAGATGATATAGAAGAAAATAAACTTCTTTTATCCGATGCTGAATTAGGGGAACTTGCAAAAGAAGAGCTTAAAAATCTTGAAATTTTGAAACCACAACTTGAAGAAGAATTAAAAATTCTTTTACTACCTAAAGATCCAAATGATGATAAAAATATCTTTTTAGAAATTCGTGCAGGCACAGGTGGCGATGAAGCTTCTTTATTTGTTGGGGACTTAGTAAAAGCTTATATACGCTATGCAGAAAATCGCGACTATAAATACGAAATCGTGAGCTCAAGCGAAGGTAGCGTAGGGGGATTTAAAGAAATCATCATTCTCATCAAAGGAAATGGTGCTTATTCAAGACTAAAATATGAAGGTGGAACACATAGAGTTCAAAGAGTGCCCGAGACAGAATCTCAAGGTAGAGTTCATACTTCAGCTATTACAGTGGCTATTATGCCTGAAGTTGATGATGTTGAAATTCAAATCAATCCAAATGATTTAAAAATCGATGTAATGCGTAGTAGCGGTCATGGTGGACAGAGCGTAAATACCACAGATAGTGCTGTAAGAATCACTCACATTCCAACAGGTATAGTTGTAGTAAATCAAGATGGTAAAAGCCAACATAAAAACAAAGAAAGTGCCATGAAAGTCTTAAAAGCAAGACTTTTTGAAATGCAAGAACAAGAACGCTTAGCAAAAGAAAGCCAAGCAAGAAAATCACAAGTTGGAAGTGGCGATAGAAGTGAACGCATACGCACTTATAATTTCCCTCAAAATAGAATTAGTGATCATAGAATAAATCTTACTTTATATAGACTTGATGCAATTTTAGAAAGTGGTCTTTTTGATGAGATTATTGAACCGCTAATCGCTTATTATCAAGCAGAAGCCTTAAAACAAGAAAATTTATAA